Below is a genomic region from Pseudomonadota bacterium.
AGGCAAGTGACGTCTTCCAGTTTGCTATCCGCATCGAAGAAGATGGTGAGCTATTCTACCATAGGGCAGCAATGATGGCGGAAGATAAGGAAATACAAAAGCTCTTTGACCGTCTTGCCGATGAAGAAGTACGGCACAAAAGGATTTTTCAGGACATGCTGGTGAAAATAGAAGAATACAGGCCAACTGAAAGCTATAGCGGTGAATACATGGCCTATCTCAGGGATTATATCGACAATAAGGTTATTTTTACAAAAGAATCAAAGGAGAAAGGCTTTAAGGGTGTTTTCGATGCGCAATCAGCCATTGATTTCGCCATACAGCGAGAACTTGATTCTATCCTTTATTATCAGGAGGCAAAACAGTTCGTTGCTCCAAAACAGCACGGTCAGATCGATAAGATTATTGAAGAAGAGCAAAAG
It encodes:
- a CDS encoding ferritin family protein, which gives rise to MSIFLQASDVFQFAIRIEEDGELFYHRAAMMAEDKEIQKLFDRLADEEVRHKRIFQDMLVKIEEYRPTESYSGEYMAYLRDYIDNKVIFTKESKEKGFKGVFDAQSAIDFAIQRELDSILYYQEAKQFVAPKQHGQIDKIIEEEQKHFAVLSELKKNYQNK